DNA from Canis lupus baileyi chromosome 6, mCanLup2.hap1, whole genome shotgun sequence:
gagtcccggaatcgagtctcatatagggctccctgtgaggagcctgcttctccctctgcctgtgtctctgcctctccctctctgtgtctcatgaataaataaaatccttaaaaaaaagaaagatcttgacagcataagcagtggggagcagcaggcagagggagaaagagaagcaggatccccactgaacaaggaacCAGACAGGGGgctagatcatgacctgggatcacgacctgagcccaagtcagacacttcaccaactcaaccatccaggtgccccagaaagagcattttgaaaaatgaagtgaTCTAGGAGAGACAtcatatgcattttatattgTAGAGTGCTGTTTCACAAAATGTTTGAATATTGTAATGTGTGTACACTCTATGCGTGTCCACACACAGTCATCCTACCAATGTGCAGTTCCACCAGCAGCATCTGGTCTGCTCCACATCTATACCAACACTCAATATGATCTTTAATTTGTGCCAACCTGATGGGACTGAGATGGTTTATCactttgattttaatttacatttccttgattaCTACTTGAGGTTAAGAAACTTTTCCTTTGTGTTGGcctaattggattattttttaaaagaaccatttGTTCTCCCAGTTGTACAAACTTGACCTTTGAAGTGAACCCAACTTTGTAACTCAAGAACTGCCTACAGTTAGGGATTACTGCAGACCATATGCCATCTTATGAATACAGCACACGTCATGCTGAGTGCGATTCGAAGAGAGACCGAAAAGCATAGAATAACTTCTTGATGAGGCAACCTTAAGCAAGGCACTTTTAAAAGAACTAAACTCTAAAGTAATATGTAGTAGAGCTTTGAACACAGGGATATATTCCCAGCACCTTCAAGAATCTTCTAATTATTTAACTCTACTGTGGCAAACCAAACTTTCTAGCACGATGTCTGTGTGataagtagagaaaaataaagctgtattGAGGAGCAGATGCTGGAAATTCAATTAGGCTCATTCATTGGCCTCATTAGCCCGTCAATTAATGCCTCTGATTCAAACCTGTATCTCAGCAGAATCTGAAACTATTTTACTGGTTTTAATCCTTTGGAGTTGTGTACAAATAGTTGAGACCACACATGTCAAATCTTTGAATGCCAAGTGTCTTCTGTACTTTCTTTTATTATCATCATAGTCTTTGCATCAAGATACATAGCAACGATAGcaggtttctttttaaagcttagtattaaatattaaatatctttccccattttaattttacattactctgccaagaaaaaaaaattaaaagtcaagtTACTTGAAGCCTGGACACACTTCCATGATTAGCCGGGCTATGTAAAAGTTGGTGGCTTTGTTCTTCCTGCTGTAAAAGCAGATCCGGGCCCAAGAAAGATGGGACCAGGTTCtaattgtttttgaaaagtgTGCTACAAAAATGGATGGCCTGTTATAAGCCAGGTTACAAAGTAAGGATGGGGGTAAGGGAGGGATATTTTTCTCCAGAAACAGAATTTCTGAAGAGTCCCAGTCCatcattttttcccaaaatggttGGAGGAGGGGTAAAATCTCAACATGAGCTTTGACGTACTGTCTCTGTGAGGGGACGGTAGTTGCCTTGCCAACGAGGGAGGGGTGCTGAGGAGGAGCAGGGCTAAGCTGGACCATCCCCACCCTCCTCAGCTAGGGAAATGGAAAGTTTATTGCCCAGTGGGTGTGAAAGTGGGCTGAAGCTCGGTTGGTACTGAATTCTCTAAGAGGTTTCTTCTAGAAACAGACAACTCAGACTTCCTCTCACGTCAacaaagaagttatttttaaaagcacttggGAAgttcctcctccacccctcaggtggggaggctcagagaagggaatCGTCAGTACAGCCACCCTCGAGGCCGTAACGGAATTCTTGAAGGTTGGAGACCCCGTAGAAGTGGACAAAGGCTGCGGCCACCACCAGGACATGGAAAATCTGATGAGACTGGAACTGGAGGAATAACAAGAGAAGGGCCTTTAGGACAGGGGCCAGGAGAGATCAGAAGTAAGCATCAAGCATTTGCCTCTTCTAGgttctccttaaaaaaattttttttacatcataaAAGCAATATACTAGTggtagaaaatttttttttaaatcttgtcaaGGATACACCAAAATGCTAATATTGGCTATCCCCCTGCCATTTCTCCTTTTGCACATATAGGTACCCTGGAACACTATGTGATCCCCACGTCTCTTACCACCTTGTACTCAGACCTTTAACTTTGGCTGGTCTCTCACCATCACAGGCCCTGCTGGAAGAGTCATTTCTTACCCATATGTCAAATTTTCCAGGAAAGAAGCGCTCAGGAATTCGAGCAGCATAAAGGCCAGCTCCGGTGATGTACATCACAGCCATGAGGAAGAACCAGCCCATCTGGCCCACTGTGGTGGCCTTGACAAAGCCCTCAGCGATAGTAAAGTGCATGGTGGGCACAACACCGCTCAAGCCAAGTCCCAGGAACACTCCTGAACAAAGCAGACATAAGATGGTCAAGGAAGGAAACAGCCACCACGTGGAAGGCACTGTTGTCTCCCTCCAGAATTCAGATGTTTATTATGACAATTAGTTATTTTCCGGTGAACAGGACATATTTAGGAAATTGAACCACAAGATGGATAACAGTCAGCAGACGTTTCTGCAACATCCAGAATAGGAAGAAGGCCGTGTCAGTGCTGATACAGCTATTACCTTTTAAGGAGGACAAGAACCAACATCCAACattctttattatttgttaagAAATGTGCAGCCTTGGCCAAAAGTCTATGTCAAAACCTCCCCAGGCTGATTTGGATACAGGTCCTAAATggcagggctgcaggcaggtggcTTCCAAGTCCGAGAGGAGCTAGGCAGGTTTTCCAATAAGATCATAAAAGACTTAAGGAACAGGACTCTGACCTCCTGAGTAGACAGGTACACCCAGAACAGAAGTTGTCAAGGTGACAGGGACACACAAGAAAGGttaagaggaagggaagaatgggTATTTGTCTCAACATCACTCCACTACACATAACTGGAGAGCAGGGATGACCTTCCGGATTTTTGTAGATGCCCTTGTTAGAGCACAATGGTTGGTGCTTGAtgaatatttaattcttttaactgAAGGTTTAAAACACAGCACATATTAAGAAGTCCCAAGGGCCTGAAAATGAGTGGCAACTAGTGTGCTGCtgcaaaaataaagcataaaaggAGAGTCTAGACGAGACAACACAAAGATGTTTATGCTTGTTGCTATTACAATAGTTGTGACCAGTGTTTATGCTCAAGGAAAGAGAACTCCAGGTGTTCTAATTTTAACCTCTTGGTTTGAATGCCTAGAATGTAGGGTCACTAAACTGACAGTGCTCTGtacattttttaactttctcAAACCAAATTTAAGAACAGTCGTTTTGATACTTGCAGCGAACTGACCAGCTTGGTAGTAATATGTCCTGCTAGCACTCCACTGAGATACTATGAAACATGGGGGAGAACTGAACTTTGAAAATTCATGGTGTTTTCTAAATTCTCAACACAAATCAGGATTTGGATGGGGTCCCCAAACTACAAACCTTAGGGCCCAGGGTTCAATCTATTAGGCTCAAGGCCCAAACATGAATATGTCTTCCTACCCACCTGCTCTTGTCTGCCGGTGCTTAGGAGTGGCAAACCGGTCCCACTGTGCCACAATGATGGCAGAAATGCCCAGGACACAGACGATGGAGAGGTAGATGAGCCGTGGCTGTGGGGAGCAGTAGAAGGAGTAATAGAGCCAGGGGACAAAGCTCCCCATAATCAGTAGAGCAATCCCTGAATAATCCAGTCTAAAAAAGAgccacaaaaatgaaatgaatcagTGGGAGAAATGAAGAACTCCTATGGCTTGCTGAACTTGTTCCTTCTGTTCACATGCTCCCAGACTTGATCATCTCCACCCAGTCTCCCTTCGTTTCCCATTCAATCTATCCTACATCCTGGACCAAAAACCAACCAGATCAAGCACATCTATTTTGCAGTGGCAAAGTTTCTAAGAATCCCTCCTCACAGGACTTCATCCCTTCCCTGAGCTGTGGGCAGCCATGTCTTCCCCTAGCGGAATCTGCGACCCCGGAGTTCTGTCAAGTCCGGCTGATTCCCAGCTTCCCATGCAGGAAGGGCTCTGAATGTTCTTCAGTTCTGATAACTTGAGTTCCCAAAACAAAACCCTTGAGTTGGGAGTATTCTTTAGAAGTACTGTTCTGATTTAGCTgcctttttaaatgataaaaatgtatttctgttaTTGGTGTTATGGGAAAAGCAAAATAAcctgccgccaccaccaccaaaaccaacaacaacaagaagCAAATAGACAGAACTCTGCACACAGTTGGGGAATCTGAAAAGCATTAGATTATGGACATCTGGGGCTTCCAGCAGTTCATGGGCAGCAAAGATAAGCTTAACTGCATGGGTAGATAGAATGAAGTTAGCAGAACGAAGCAGGGAGTACTCTACCATGCCCTGCTGTGGCTCAGGCCAACGGGAAAGTCAAACGGTACTGGGTCCTAGGGCTCAAACAGCAGCCCGCTAGCACCCCAGGTCTCACAACAGATAGTACCATTCCGGTAAAATCCATTCTGTTGAGGAGGCTGCAGTGCATTTTTCATGAAGGATTTAAGATAAAAGCTTCACCGCCCTATTAAACCCACAAAATAGAAAGCCCTTCCTCTGGGACATCAGGGAACCTTTTAGGAGTTACAGGAGTTTCCAGTATCCAGTCAGCCATCAATCACAAGATATGAGAGTCATGTGTGGTCTTTCCTGATGTTCTTTCAACTCACTTGGAAAAAGTCCGGGAGACTTTCTCTGAATGACAATAGACGGTGTGAAAGAGCCAGGAGAAGCTGAGGCAGAGCACTGCACCCAAAAAGAACATCCCAAAAACCACCTTCTCCTGTAAAGGGGCCATGAAGTACATATTTGGTCTGAGCATGGTCAAGATTCCCAAAAAGAGAAACAGCACAAAACCtatagaagggaaaagaaaagaaaaaaagtctaaggaaaaaaaatacatgcacttTCACAGTTGATGGTGTTAAATCAGCACTAAAACAATAGGGTTCAGCTGTGGGAACTGTAGTCTAAAATTTTAGGAgaaagaggcgcctgggtggctcagtagttgagcatctgcccctggctcagggcgtggcctcggggtcccgggatcgagtcccacatcgggctccctgctccctgctcccttctccctctgcctgtgtctctgcctctctctgtgtttcatgaatagatagataaaatcttaaaagaaaagaaaatggcatcAGTCATAAAAACCCAGACAAGAAGAGCACTTTTTGAAGGGTTCACATTTTGTTTGGACAGTGGGAATTCatagaaagaatagaaggaaTCGCCTCCATTGAGGACAGTTCTGCCAAGGATCGTAAGAGAACATCTAGTTGCAATTTCTTCTCCTGGTTCTAAGTCTTCCTCCTCTAGCCTCAAAGATCAATGATCAAGGATTAGTCAATCAGTCAGAATAACTTTGCTCTTTTCCTTCCCATGGACAAAGGGCATAATCCCTTGGCAtttaaggagacagaaaaatttGGTTTCTTCCCAAATCACTCACCAAGCAGATGGGTCCAGATGTTGCCAGTTTCTGTATGGATGCGGAAAATGCTCTTGAAGCAAGCCCGGAAGGAGGGCATAGGTGGTCTATGGCCATGTAGCAAGTAGTCATTGTCCTTCAGCCAGTCAGGGAGTACGTCATATGGGATGACCCTCCAACGTCCCTCCCAGACCTGGAATATTAAATACACTCTAAGAAGGGCCCTAAAGAATGCTAGTTTCCCCAAGGGCAAGGAGTGAAGGAGAGCCAGTCTAGGAAAATGTCAACCAGGCTTTGGGTGACAGGTAATAGGGACTCAACCTGGACTTACAGATATCTGAGACACAGCATGAGCAAGGCCATTGCTACTATGTATCTTGACCAATTTTTGCTAAGGCCTTTCTTTGTTCTTGCATCATGTTAGTTTATCTAGATATGCTTTAGATAAGTGCACCTCAATCTTGGAAAAAATATGTCAGGACTGTCTTTAACCTACTTGAAATTTCACAATTATGTAATATAGagtgaatgaaaacaaagaaacagaaattatattttatggttttgaaAACATACATCTTATCCCTCCTTTGCCCCTCAAATCCAGGAGACTCCAGTTGATCCCTGCTCAATCCTTTCCCCTAGTAGATTCTAAGGCCTTCCTAGGCTGAGGCTATGTCTTTTTAGAGCAGGGGTTCTTAACCCAGGACACACAGACAGTGAATGGATAGAATCCAGGGAGGGATGAAAatgtgaatgggaaaaaaattatcttttattttcactcACCTCTACCTGACATCTAACACTCTCCTCAATGATAAATGTGACCAACAAAGCACACTAGTGCTAGAACCTGTGATGGTCATGAATAGAAATCAGAGATGTTTTCAATCATTAGTTTTGCAGATATCAAAATATTGTTACTCTTCACtgcttagaaataataaattttaataaaatacattatcattctgggcagcctaggtggctcagtgggttagcacctgccttcagcccagagtgtgatcctggagacccgggatcgagtcccacgttgggctccgcgcagggaacctgcttctccctctgcctgtgtctctgcctgtgtctctctctgtgtgtgtgtgtgtctcatgaataaataaataaaatcttaaaaaaaaatacattatcatTTGTCATTAGTGCATATTTAATGTGTTAAATAAAGGAGCccacattaaaattttcaaaattttaaaaattaaaaaattctgatgACTGCCAAAGGGATCCATagtaaagaaaagctaaaaacttatgttttagaaaatattttgaacaatgcCCAACACGGTAGGTAGTAAAAATGTAGCTAGTCTTCTCCCTAATTTACTGCATcttaagcaaaaacaaacacacgCATCAGAGTAAAAGTTCTTCAATGAGTGTTTGCCAGCGGGAGCACCCAGGACAGAAGCTACTGTGCTATACCTTATACACAAACTCCTCCATCTTCTCCATGGCATGGTGGGCTTGCAGGGGAAGCGTCAGTACccgcacctcctcctcctcttcctggggcACTGGGCATGTTTGCTCTTCTTCAGCCTACAGGcataaaaaatacacagaaactaATCCTAAGAGCCATCTCACACACTGCGCTAGTCCAGGTCAGACAGATCCAGAGAAACCCAAACTCAACACTTTCTGCCTGGCCTCTCTCCTACATGTAAGACTTGTGGCTTTTTCTCTAAAAGCATGACGGTGAGTTTCTAACACTGTAGTTCAAGCTTTATTAATACTTTGCAAATGCTGGAGTGAAAGCTCAATTCAGCACACAGGAGGTAGTGGATGGGGGCTGACGTGAAAGGGACACGGGACTGCCAGTCCTAAATATTCTTTAAGTTTGGATAGCCCCTCCTTACCTCtcagacagtggttctcaactgtcCCCAATTTCCCAAATATCTCTCTATTCTAGACCACTAAATTCTCGAAACGGTGGAAAAGGCAGAGTCTCAGAGATTCCCATAACAATTTCAATCTGTTCATGGTTCTCTGTTCGACTCTGGGGATTATATCATGACTGAAACTTTGTATTCCTAGCAGCTCCCAAGAGTATCAGGGATGCCACACTGGTTCTGTAGAAAGCAGCAGCTCTGAGTCCTAGACCCCAGGAGCCTGGACACAAAGTGTGCACATGGGAGCACACTTCCCCATCAAGGAGAGAGACTTTTTTCTCAGTCCCAAGGCTCCTAACCATGGAGATGGAGAGCCAGGCAGTTCaagttcttctc
Protein-coding regions in this window:
- the ADIPOR1 gene encoding adiponectin receptor protein 1, translated to MSSHKGSVVAQGNGAPASNRETDTVELAELGPLLEEKGKRIIANPTKAEEEQTCPVPQEEEEEVRVLTLPLQAHHAMEKMEEFVYKVWEGRWRVIPYDVLPDWLKDNDYLLHGHRPPMPSFRACFKSIFRIHTETGNIWTHLLGFVLFLFLGILTMLRPNMYFMAPLQEKVVFGMFFLGAVLCLSFSWLFHTVYCHSEKVSRTFSKLDYSGIALLIMGSFVPWLYYSFYCSPQPRLIYLSIVCVLGISAIIVAQWDRFATPKHRQTRAGVFLGLGLSGVVPTMHFTIAEGFVKATTVGQMGWFFLMAVMYITGAGLYAARIPERFFPGKFDIWFQSHQIFHVLVVAAAFVHFYGVSNLQEFRYGLEGGCTDDSLL